A region of Granulicella aggregans DNA encodes the following proteins:
- a CDS encoding PAS domain-containing protein, with protein sequence MSAFLSSFPLCVYLRSNTLQPLLSSEYSPRRALYMAHPGLLWTNVISDALIAISYVLFFLGIRWLVGKLKHIETMRSKLWALSAFNVFIMSCGAMILLRIVTIWYPLAQISLVLKVICALASLPPAILFAWRAQALASGVTRFFDLLATEHRQSDALRESEALLDRTNRIAGIGGWDLDLSTNAVNWSAETARMHGLAPGYRPSLEEGINYYAPEYHPAILAALQTAMAGGGGWDLELPLIRADGIRIWVRLVGEAELVDGKPVRLFGSLQDKTKEIEQREALRKSELFLDRTNRVAGIGGWELDLATNDLTWSAESARMHGLPPGYKPLLDEAINYFGRSYHATIRAALQRVIEGGPGWDLELPLYRVDGRKLWVRLIGEPEIVDGKPVRVFGSVQDKTEEIEQREALRRSQVFLDRTNRVAGIGGWELDLITMDLLWSDETARIHGRPPGHKPTYEESLTYFPSESHTQILAAVEKALATGGGYELELPLIRPDGSRIWVRLLGEVQLVDGKPVRIFGSLQDKTLEVEQREILRKSQNFLDRTNSIAGVGGWEIDIPTGVVTWSAETYRIHALPESYQPSIEAGLSFYVPSARAVVAAAVERALETGEPWDVEVEFIRADEKPIWVRTVGNVEMEEGKPVRVVGAIQDKTAQVNARLALQRANERATLATDSGGIAIWDWDLSNNQFICDHWMFRIYGLEPIEGPTHMSLWSDQLHPEDRPLVISALMDAIEDRKPYDMDFRVLWADGSTHIVKATGQVIRDQDGRALRMIGTNRDITEACRLAAELEAQHELLRVTLFSIGDAVVSVDARRNIVWMNGAAERMTGWEAAEAINKPVSEVFTILFENSRLPASVHVDPKVARSRRICMEERAILVARDGTELGVETCATPIYDSRAELAGSVLVVRDITEQLRHAREIEQINKLQLDLKLKDQFLSHVSHELRSPLTSVYSFTSIIADNLAGDTTDEQQQYLQIVLKNVLQLQAMIEDLLTVTQSKEGKLPIEAENFAVAPAIRDAVHTSHPASSARQIAVDDHGVHEDHCAWTDPTRLRQIMIILLDNAIKFTPPGGHVFIRTYDEGKMLRIEVEDDGCGIPLDKRARVFEKLYQILGPGHADTSLEGRIGLGLGLHIARDLVRRQGGNIWVTGAPEQGSIFNFTLPSASARQEDGTPRRRSTDWPAAIDSHLTSAA encoded by the coding sequence ATGTCAGCATTCCTGAGTTCTTTCCCGCTCTGCGTCTACCTGCGATCGAACACACTGCAGCCTCTCCTGTCATCGGAGTACTCTCCCCGCCGCGCCCTCTACATGGCCCATCCCGGGCTGTTGTGGACGAACGTGATCTCGGACGCGCTGATCGCAATCTCCTACGTCCTCTTCTTCCTGGGCATCAGGTGGCTGGTCGGCAAACTCAAACACATCGAGACCATGAGGTCCAAACTCTGGGCACTTTCAGCGTTCAACGTCTTCATCATGTCCTGCGGGGCCATGATCCTGCTTCGCATCGTCACCATCTGGTATCCCCTTGCCCAGATCTCGCTGGTACTCAAAGTCATCTGCGCCCTGGCATCGCTGCCTCCCGCCATCCTCTTTGCATGGCGTGCTCAGGCACTTGCGTCCGGTGTAACCCGTTTCTTCGATCTTCTAGCAACAGAGCACCGCCAGTCGGATGCCCTTCGCGAGAGCGAAGCGCTCCTTGACCGCACCAACCGAATCGCCGGAATTGGAGGCTGGGACCTCGATCTCAGTACCAACGCGGTCAATTGGTCCGCCGAGACAGCCCGAATGCACGGTCTCGCTCCCGGCTATCGCCCATCGCTCGAAGAAGGGATCAACTACTACGCTCCCGAGTACCACCCGGCCATCCTCGCCGCCCTTCAAACCGCAATGGCTGGCGGCGGAGGCTGGGACCTCGAACTTCCCCTGATCCGAGCTGATGGAATCCGAATATGGGTCCGCCTCGTCGGCGAAGCCGAACTCGTCGACGGCAAGCCCGTGCGGCTCTTCGGCTCGCTCCAGGACAAGACCAAGGAGATCGAGCAGCGCGAAGCCCTCCGTAAGAGCGAGCTCTTCCTCGACCGCACCAATCGCGTCGCCGGAATCGGTGGCTGGGAGCTCGATCTCGCCACCAACGATCTCACCTGGTCCGCCGAATCCGCACGCATGCACGGTCTTCCCCCGGGCTACAAACCGCTCCTCGACGAAGCCATCAACTATTTCGGCCGCAGCTATCACGCCACCATCCGCGCCGCTCTTCAGCGAGTCATCGAGGGCGGCCCCGGATGGGATCTTGAACTCCCTCTCTACCGCGTCGACGGACGAAAGCTCTGGGTCAGGCTCATCGGCGAGCCTGAGATCGTCGACGGCAAACCCGTCCGCGTCTTCGGCTCCGTCCAGGACAAGACCGAGGAGATCGAGCAGCGCGAAGCCCTGCGCAGGAGCCAGGTCTTCCTCGATCGCACCAACCGCGTCGCAGGAATCGGCGGTTGGGAGTTAGACCTCATCACGATGGACCTTCTCTGGTCCGACGAGACGGCACGGATTCACGGTAGGCCTCCCGGCCACAAACCAACCTACGAGGAAAGCCTCACCTACTTCCCCTCGGAGTCTCACACGCAAATTCTGGCGGCTGTAGAAAAGGCTCTGGCCACCGGCGGAGGCTACGAGCTTGAACTCCCCTTGATTCGCCCCGACGGATCCCGCATCTGGGTCCGGCTCCTTGGAGAGGTCCAGCTTGTAGATGGCAAACCAGTCCGCATCTTCGGTTCGCTGCAGGACAAGACACTAGAAGTAGAGCAGCGCGAGATCCTCCGCAAGAGTCAGAACTTCCTCGACCGCACCAACAGTATCGCCGGCGTCGGCGGATGGGAGATCGACATTCCCACCGGCGTCGTCACCTGGTCGGCGGAGACCTACCGCATTCATGCGCTCCCCGAGAGCTACCAGCCATCCATCGAAGCCGGTCTTAGCTTCTATGTGCCCAGCGCTCGCGCCGTGGTTGCAGCCGCGGTGGAGCGGGCTCTTGAGACGGGCGAGCCCTGGGACGTCGAAGTCGAGTTCATCCGCGCCGACGAGAAGCCCATCTGGGTGCGAACGGTCGGAAATGTCGAGATGGAGGAGGGCAAGCCTGTCCGCGTCGTCGGCGCCATTCAGGACAAGACAGCCCAGGTCAATGCCCGTCTCGCTCTTCAGCGCGCCAACGAACGCGCCACGCTAGCCACAGATAGCGGCGGAATCGCAATCTGGGACTGGGATCTCTCCAACAACCAGTTCATCTGCGATCACTGGATGTTCCGCATCTACGGGCTGGAACCGATCGAAGGGCCGACGCACATGTCCCTCTGGTCAGACCAGCTTCACCCCGAAGACCGCCCGCTGGTTATCTCGGCGCTTATGGATGCCATCGAAGACCGCAAGCCCTACGACATGGACTTCCGTGTCCTATGGGCCGACGGGAGCACCCACATCGTCAAGGCCACAGGCCAGGTCATTCGCGATCAGGACGGCCGCGCACTTCGCATGATCGGGACCAACCGCGACATCACCGAAGCTTGCCGGCTCGCCGCCGAACTCGAAGCGCAGCACGAACTCCTCCGCGTCACCCTCTTCTCCATCGGCGACGCCGTTGTCTCCGTCGACGCCAGGCGCAACATCGTCTGGATGAACGGCGCTGCCGAGCGCATGACCGGGTGGGAGGCCGCCGAGGCCATCAATAAGCCTGTTTCCGAAGTCTTCACTATCCTTTTCGAGAACTCCCGCCTCCCCGCCTCCGTCCACGTTGATCCCAAAGTCGCCCGTAGCCGCCGCATCTGCATGGAAGAGCGCGCCATCCTCGTCGCCCGCGACGGCACTGAACTCGGCGTCGAGACCTGCGCCACTCCCATCTACGACAGCCGCGCCGAGCTCGCCGGCAGCGTCCTCGTCGTCCGCGACATCACCGAACAACTGCGCCACGCCCGCGAGATCGAGCAGATTAACAAGCTCCAGCTCGACCTCAAGCTCAAAGACCAGTTCCTCTCCCACGTCTCCCACGAGCTTCGTTCGCCGCTCACCTCCGTCTACTCCTTCACCTCGATCATTGCGGACAATCTGGCCGGTGACACCACCGACGAGCAGCAGCAGTACCTCCAGATCGTCCTGAAAAACGTCCTCCAGCTTCAGGCCATGATCGAAGACCTCCTCACCGTCACCCAGTCGAAAGAGGGCAAGCTTCCCATCGAAGCCGAAAACTTCGCCGTCGCCCCCGCCATCCGGGATGCCGTACACACCTCCCACCCTGCGTCTTCGGCGAGACAGATCGCTGTCGACGATCATGGCGTCCACGAAGACCACTGCGCCTGGACCGACCCCACCCGCCTGCGCCAGATCATGATCATCCTGCTCGACAACGCCATCAAGTTCACCCCGCCTGGCGGTCACGTCTTCATCCGCACCTACGATGAGGGCAAGATGCTGCGGATCGAAGTAGAGGACGATGGCTGCGGCATCCCCCTCGACAAGCGCGCCCGCGTCTTCGAGAAGCTCTACCAGATCCTCGGTCCCGGCCACGCGGATACCAGCCTGGAAGGCCGCATCGGCCTGGGCCTCGGTCTTCACATCGCCCGCGACCTCGTCCGCCGCCAGGGCGGCAACATCTGGGTCACCGGCGCGCCGGAACAGGGCAGCATCTTCAACTTCACCCTGCCATCCGCCTCCGCAAGGCAGGAAGATGGCACCCCACGACGCCGAAGCACAGACTGGCCCGCCGCCATCGACTCCCACCTAACCTCAGCCGCCTGA
- a CDS encoding tetratricopeptide repeat protein produces the protein MTFRFPRLATATLALGLLATPAFAVNKDMVQLQTQVQALEDAVARLQQSNDERMGVMKDLVQQTADSVNKMSVVVQGLQTQMGQQHEAQNTKMEQVSGQIQSLNDSLDELKARLAGIEKSINNIQNQQQSINANIQSGAPATGSSIPQQTAPPTQDNPAPLGDAPPAPVVRKPSAAVPQADNGGGSAPPVGDLYKTALGDYMGARYALATAEFGDVIKFYPDDNLSGNSFYYLGEIEYRGGKYAAAVKNYDNLASQFPASPKLPAARLHKGEALIAMKQNDAGIAELRAVIQRYPTSPEAAQARSRLSGLGVRTAPRR, from the coding sequence ATGACCTTCCGATTCCCTCGTCTCGCCACCGCCACCCTCGCTCTGGGCTTGCTCGCGACTCCCGCCTTCGCCGTCAACAAGGATATGGTCCAGCTCCAGACCCAGGTCCAGGCGCTCGAGGACGCGGTTGCCCGCCTTCAGCAGTCGAACGATGAGCGCATGGGCGTGATGAAGGACCTCGTGCAACAGACAGCCGACTCCGTGAACAAGATGTCCGTCGTCGTGCAGGGTCTGCAGACGCAGATGGGCCAGCAGCACGAGGCACAGAACACCAAGATGGAGCAGGTCTCCGGCCAAATCCAGTCCTTGAACGACTCGCTCGATGAACTGAAGGCGCGGTTAGCGGGCATCGAAAAGTCCATCAACAACATCCAGAACCAGCAGCAGTCGATCAACGCAAACATCCAGAGCGGTGCTCCGGCCACGGGATCATCGATCCCTCAGCAGACCGCTCCCCCCACGCAGGATAATCCCGCGCCGCTCGGCGATGCACCGCCGGCTCCGGTCGTCCGTAAGCCATCGGCGGCTGTTCCGCAAGCCGACAACGGTGGCGGATCGGCGCCTCCCGTAGGCGATCTCTACAAGACGGCTCTCGGCGACTACATGGGCGCCCGCTACGCGCTTGCCACAGCCGAGTTCGGCGACGTGATCAAGTTCTACCCGGACGACAACCTCTCCGGCAACTCCTTCTATTACCTCGGCGAGATCGAATACCGCGGCGGCAAGTACGCTGCGGCAGTAAAGAACTACGACAACCTTGCATCGCAGTTCCCCGCCAGCCCAAAGCTACCCGCCGCGCGCCTGCACAAAGGCGAAGCGCTCATCGCGATGAAGCAGAACGATGCCGGAATCGCGGAGCTGCGCGCTGTCATTCAGCGATACCCGACGTCTCCCGAAGCCGCACAGGCACGCAGCCGGCTTAGTGGCCTCGGCGTAAGGACTGCACCCCGCAGATAG
- a CDS encoding ExbD/TolR family protein has translation MAFTARSGGSARTQTALAEINITPLVDVVLVLLLIFMLTAPVLQSGMEVAIPKTRSVNQLTEERQVITIDKEQNVFLQDKPVNVNDLAGKLKVGEHKIVYVRADERVPFGAFASVMDAVKHAGVTNISIVTQPLNQK, from the coding sequence ATGGCCTTCACCGCCCGCTCCGGTGGCTCCGCCCGCACCCAGACCGCACTCGCCGAGATCAACATAACCCCACTCGTTGACGTCGTCCTGGTGCTCCTGCTCATCTTCATGCTCACCGCGCCCGTCCTTCAATCCGGCATGGAAGTAGCGATCCCCAAGACCCGCTCCGTCAACCAGCTCACCGAAGAGCGCCAGGTCATCACCATCGACAAGGAGCAGAACGTCTTCCTCCAGGACAAGCCCGTCAACGTGAACGACCTCGCCGGAAAGCTCAAGGTCGGCGAACACAAGATCGTCTACGTCCGCGCCGACGAGCGCGTCCCCTTCGGTGCCTTCGCCTCCGTCATGGACGCCGTCAAACACGCCGGTGTCACGAACATCAGCATCGTCACCCAACCCCTTAACCAGAAGTAA
- a CDS encoding energy transducer TonB, whose amino-acid sequence MATNSLTRNPPPENLGGNFAGALLLHVALFAVLLGYGYIFHHDGNSWGDSSTPSTTIQATMVNSIPLPPRQPTNADNVLTSETPSPAPPVAKEKVAPPPDPKAIDIPDKPQKPVKVAPKPVEATPHPQPVKPQPQKATTGEAPGVRIAMSATQTRAGTISVGTNDSTFGARYAYYVKQITQKVASQWYTTMLDANAKGHRVYITFEIGRDGTPSNIRIQQPSGDSTLDQTALRAVQHIDTFGPLPDGYSGSYLNVVYYFDPPSAP is encoded by the coding sequence TTGGCCACTAACTCCCTAACCCGCAACCCACCCCCCGAGAACCTCGGCGGCAACTTCGCCGGCGCGCTGCTCCTCCACGTCGCGCTCTTCGCGGTGTTGCTCGGCTACGGATACATCTTCCACCACGACGGCAACTCCTGGGGCGACAGCTCCACGCCTTCGACGACGATCCAGGCCACGATGGTCAACTCCATCCCTCTGCCTCCGCGCCAGCCCACCAACGCCGACAACGTCCTCACCTCCGAGACGCCAAGCCCCGCCCCGCCCGTCGCCAAAGAGAAGGTCGCTCCTCCACCCGACCCCAAAGCCATCGACATCCCCGACAAGCCTCAGAAGCCGGTTAAGGTAGCTCCGAAGCCCGTCGAAGCCACCCCACACCCGCAGCCCGTCAAGCCGCAGCCGCAGAAGGCCACCACCGGCGAAGCCCCCGGCGTTCGTATCGCCATGTCCGCTACGCAAACTCGCGCCGGCACCATCAGCGTCGGCACCAACGACTCCACCTTCGGCGCCCGTTACGCCTACTACGTCAAACAGATCACGCAGAAGGTCGCCAGCCAGTGGTACACCACCATGCTGGACGCCAACGCCAAGGGCCACCGTGTCTACATCACCTTCGAGATCGGCAGGGATGGCACCCCCTCAAATATCCGCATCCAGCAGCCCAGCGGCGACTCGACCCTCGACCAGACCGCCCTCCGCGCCGTCCAGCACATCGATACCTTTGGCCCTCTCCCTGACGGCTATTCGGGCTCTTATCTGAATGTTGTTTATTATTTCGACCCTCCCTCGGCACCTTAA
- the tolB gene encoding Tol-Pal system beta propeller repeat protein TolB — translation MQSATRKLFLFLLTLLSTTAAATAQDNVFTGTNTGADRIRIAVADFKSGSGDTSLKATFDATLYSDLANAGIFDIVSKSLIPQTTPGTPSEITIAQWSAAPASAAMVAFGNISVQGGQLITNGFLFDANNAQYPQVLAKQYSDNATDDAARQTAHKFADEIIFRLGGGVAGIAETKIFYIHAAGGQKEVWQMDYDGANQHAVTHLGAISLSPRVSPDNTRVAFSSLGRDGFQIRMYSLLLNRMVNFSAAGGTNLSPAWSPDGRSIAYSSSRSGDPEIWISDVNGAIARRITSFKGPDVSPVFNPKTGSQIAWISGRTGLPQLYIMDVDGSGVQRMTDGGYATSPSWSPNGQFIAFAWNRKYGPGAPGGQDIYVMEVASKRWIQLTHDGGRCDFPSWSPDGRHIAYANTADGRDDHMKIWTMLADGTQKHALSSTGGDMPNWSWK, via the coding sequence ATGCAAAGCGCGACCCGCAAACTCTTCCTCTTCCTGCTGACACTCCTGTCAACAACCGCCGCAGCAACCGCGCAGGACAACGTCTTTACCGGAACCAATACTGGCGCGGACCGCATCCGCATCGCCGTCGCGGACTTCAAGTCCGGCTCCGGTGACACGTCTCTCAAGGCGACCTTCGACGCCACGCTTTACTCCGACCTTGCCAACGCGGGCATCTTCGACATCGTCTCGAAGAGCCTGATTCCGCAGACCACTCCCGGAACACCATCCGAGATCACGATCGCGCAATGGTCCGCCGCGCCGGCATCAGCCGCGATGGTCGCCTTCGGCAACATCTCTGTTCAAGGCGGGCAACTCATCACCAACGGCTTCCTCTTCGACGCCAACAATGCACAGTATCCGCAAGTCCTTGCCAAGCAATACTCCGACAACGCCACCGACGACGCCGCCCGCCAGACCGCCCACAAGTTTGCCGACGAAATCATCTTTCGCCTCGGGGGCGGCGTAGCAGGAATCGCCGAGACCAAGATCTTCTACATCCACGCCGCAGGCGGCCAGAAGGAAGTCTGGCAGATGGACTACGATGGCGCGAACCAGCACGCCGTCACGCATCTCGGGGCCATCTCGCTCTCTCCGCGCGTCTCGCCCGACAACACCCGCGTAGCCTTCTCCTCACTTGGCCGCGACGGCTTCCAGATTCGGATGTACTCCCTGCTGCTCAATCGTATGGTGAACTTCTCGGCCGCAGGCGGAACCAATCTCTCGCCCGCCTGGTCGCCCGATGGCCGCAGCATCGCCTACTCCTCCTCACGCTCCGGTGACCCGGAGATCTGGATCAGCGACGTCAACGGCGCCATCGCCCGTCGCATCACGAGCTTTAAGGGTCCCGACGTCTCCCCTGTCTTCAATCCCAAGACCGGATCGCAGATCGCCTGGATCAGCGGCCGGACAGGATTGCCGCAGCTGTACATCATGGATGTCGACGGCTCCGGAGTGCAGCGCATGACCGACGGGGGCTACGCAACTTCGCCATCATGGTCACCGAACGGCCAGTTCATCGCCTTCGCCTGGAACCGCAAGTACGGCCCCGGAGCGCCCGGCGGGCAGGACATCTACGTGATGGAGGTCGCCAGCAAGCGCTGGATTCAACTCACGCACGACGGTGGCCGCTGCGACTTTCCCTCGTGGTCGCCCGATGGCCGGCACATCGCCTACGCCAACACCGCGGACGGTCGTGACGATCACATGAAGATCTGGACCATGCTCGCAGACGGCACCCAGAAACACGCGCTTTCCTCAACCGGAGGAGACATGCCAAACTGGAGTTGGAAGTAA
- a CDS encoding OmpA family protein, which translates to MNVVATRLFKSPVLLASLLTLSLATGCHKKQGPDPNSIGPATAPPAPAPTASITADPLSIDLGQSVVLNWRSQNANVVTIDGIGQVNVNGTQTVSPSNSTNFHLTAKGDGGTVEANVRVTVNVPVAPTPPPADASTAGDMGTDAAFHQNVPDVFFDYDSYDLRPDATTAASQAAAYLTAHPAIKIVIGGYCDDRGSAEYNLALGENRANSAKSALVSAGIAASRIRVVSFGKEKQFCTDETESCWQQNRRAQFSIDR; encoded by the coding sequence ATGAACGTAGTTGCAACCCGACTTTTCAAATCTCCTGTCCTGCTGGCCTCGCTTCTCACGCTGTCGCTTGCCACGGGCTGCCACAAGAAACAGGGCCCCGATCCGAACAGCATCGGCCCAGCCACCGCGCCGCCCGCACCTGCGCCCACCGCAAGCATCACGGCTGATCCGCTGTCGATCGACCTCGGCCAGTCCGTCGTCCTGAACTGGCGCAGCCAGAACGCCAACGTTGTCACCATCGACGGCATCGGCCAGGTCAACGTGAACGGCACCCAGACCGTCTCGCCGTCGAACTCGACCAACTTCCACCTCACCGCGAAGGGTGATGGTGGCACCGTCGAAGCCAACGTCCGCGTTACCGTGAATGTCCCCGTCGCTCCGACGCCGCCTCCTGCCGATGCATCAACAGCTGGCGACATGGGCACTGACGCCGCCTTCCACCAGAACGTACCTGACGTCTTCTTCGACTACGACAGCTACGACCTCCGCCCGGATGCAACCACCGCCGCGTCCCAGGCAGCCGCGTACCTCACGGCGCACCCGGCGATCAAGATCGTCATCGGCGGATACTGCGACGACCGCGGCTCGGCCGAGTACAACCTTGCCCTCGGTGAAAACCGCGCCAACTCCGCCAAGAGTGCTCTTGTCTCGGCAGGTATCGCAGCCAGCCGCATTCGCGTCGTGAGCTTCGGCAAGGAGAAGCAGTTCTGCACCGACGAGACCGAGTCCTGCTGGCAGCAGAACCGCCGCGCGCAGTTCTCCATCGACCGCTAG
- a CDS encoding dihydrodipicolinate synthase family protein, translating to MLLEGLFLPLTTPFLPDGRLNLPKLRENVARYSKTPAVGLVTLSHVGQPSLLSDAETEDALCCVADAAAAEKVLIAGVARDSVIHTLKLIEFAAKCGYDAALVPLPSMLRVPVFVREARTYFETVADSAALPVILDSGAGDAAIATDLAIDLAKHRNIIAIVDAYASAEWVEQLREGSTEVRREVTVTSVFGAVTGRMIAKHKPALGALVSAESLSGGTAVAVAPTPVSTLKTRTKTVGFQMLCGSAAGILDAVSAGAVGAIPPLSASAPQACYEVLAAWKDGDPALAAEKQHRLRVAAAVVEEGLGVAGIKYGSDLNGYFGGRPRLPSLPLSGAEREQVEAAMAGLRN from the coding sequence ATGCTGCTTGAAGGATTGTTCCTGCCCCTGACTACGCCGTTTCTACCCGACGGCCGCCTGAATCTGCCAAAGCTGCGTGAGAACGTCGCTCGCTATTCGAAGACGCCGGCTGTGGGGCTGGTGACTCTTTCTCACGTTGGACAGCCGAGCTTGCTGTCGGACGCGGAGACTGAGGATGCATTGTGTTGTGTCGCTGATGCGGCTGCGGCGGAGAAGGTTCTGATCGCGGGCGTCGCTCGTGACTCTGTGATCCATACGCTCAAGTTGATCGAGTTTGCGGCGAAGTGTGGCTACGACGCTGCGCTGGTACCGTTGCCTTCGATGTTGCGAGTACCTGTGTTTGTCAGAGAAGCAAGGACCTACTTCGAGACGGTCGCGGACTCGGCAGCGCTGCCTGTGATTCTCGATAGCGGCGCGGGTGATGCCGCCATTGCTACCGATCTTGCGATCGACCTTGCTAAGCACCGGAACATCATCGCAATCGTCGATGCGTATGCGAGCGCCGAATGGGTAGAGCAGCTACGCGAAGGAAGTACCGAAGTTCGCCGCGAGGTCACGGTGACATCGGTCTTCGGTGCTGTCACCGGAAGGATGATCGCGAAACACAAGCCGGCGCTTGGGGCGCTGGTCTCGGCGGAGTCGCTCTCGGGAGGCACGGCGGTCGCTGTTGCTCCAACTCCTGTCAGCACGTTGAAGACGCGCACCAAGACAGTTGGGTTCCAGATGTTGTGTGGCAGTGCGGCAGGGATTCTCGATGCTGTGAGCGCTGGCGCAGTGGGCGCGATACCGCCGCTGTCGGCCAGTGCGCCACAGGCCTGCTACGAGGTTCTAGCTGCCTGGAAGGATGGCGATCCCGCGCTCGCGGCTGAGAAGCAGCATCGGCTACGAGTGGCTGCTGCGGTTGTTGAGGAGGGGCTTGGTGTGGCCGGAATCAAATACGGAAGCGATTTGAACGGATACTTCGGTGGAAGGCCGCGGTTGCCTTCGTTGCCCTTGTCTGGCGCGGAACGCGAACAGGTTGAAGCTGCCATGGCCGGCCTTCGCAATTGA
- a CDS encoding MotA/TolQ/ExbB proton channel family protein — translation MACCLTLALFLFQDDATPVAPVSTGSSALLEMVHNSGPVAFAVLITLLLASIFSWTIMLSKWSSFRRAQAQSTRFIRAFRKSGRLSEIAALSDQFKPSPLVPVFMEINDEYQRQTGGRGMPRNPIALERAAQIASSEALTSMEQRMTWLATIAAVAPFIGLLGTVMGIIDAFHGLGTAGAATLRAVAPGISEALITTAAGLVVAIPAVVGYNQLTARLREFGSRMDDFGREFLNLIENAAMASTPPVEEETYRRSR, via the coding sequence ATGGCCTGCTGTCTGACTCTCGCTCTCTTCCTGTTTCAAGATGACGCCACCCCAGTCGCTCCCGTCTCAACCGGCAGCAGTGCCCTACTCGAGATGGTCCACAACAGCGGGCCCGTCGCCTTCGCCGTCCTGATCACGCTGCTCCTCGCCAGCATCTTCTCCTGGACCATCATGCTCTCCAAGTGGTCCAGCTTCCGCCGCGCCCAGGCCCAGAGCACGCGCTTCATCCGCGCCTTCCGCAAGTCGGGCCGCCTTAGCGAGATCGCCGCTCTCTCCGACCAGTTCAAGCCCAGCCCGCTCGTCCCAGTCTTCATGGAGATCAACGACGAGTACCAGCGCCAGACCGGCGGCCGAGGCATGCCTCGCAATCCCATCGCATTGGAACGCGCAGCCCAAATAGCCTCCAGCGAAGCCTTGACGTCGATGGAACAGCGTATGACCTGGCTTGCCACCATCGCTGCCGTCGCTCCCTTCATCGGCCTCCTCGGCACCGTGATGGGCATCATCGACGCCTTCCATGGCCTCGGCACCGCTGGCGCGGCGACACTGCGCGCCGTCGCTCCCGGCATCTCGGAAGCCCTCATCACCACCGCCGCCGGCCTGGTCGTCGCCATTCCCGCCGTCGTCGGCTACAACCAGCTCACTGCCCGCCTCCGCGAGTTCGGCTCTCGCATGGACGACTTCGGCCGCGAGTTCCTCAACCTCATCGAGAACGCAGCCATGGCCTCCACTCCGCCCGTCGAAGAAGAGACCTACAGAAGGAGCCGCTAG